Proteins from a genomic interval of Leptospira bandrabouensis:
- a CDS encoding radical SAM protein, with the protein MAETSTLNQRPASSIKLLEEMERLYKDLPMEAIVKQDILRQGIHFLPESFQVKDPYKSKDYFIFSFDHIPLADLKDGADTKAPEEIKIAGGHFGLLKTVISTRNNPNSPYKMKLKDGIPTLFLEETEIGSAEYPPIPSWYRHKTKSGKLPGEVAPVIEWGYLLYLTVFRNCQYFGKDEECAYCDINHNYRQQKGAGRPYTGVKDVEDILEVLSWVDAEDQIAKVYTITGGSVLTNLKKKSEVDFYLQYPEAIEKRFPKRWMGKLVAQAFEKEDCQKFKDAGIQIYHPNYEVWDKALFEKICPGKSSWIGYENWIRRVVDSAEVFGPENVIPNFVGGVELSEPWGFKTVAEAITSTKQGLDFFMSKGIVPRFTAWCPEPYTTLGQQAGPPLVYFCELLRAWKETFEHYGLPTPPGYGEPGPGKAVFSVSAFMDVIGYSGRN; encoded by the coding sequence ATGGCTGAAACCTCTACACTGAACCAAAGACCCGCCTCCTCCATCAAACTTCTGGAAGAAATGGAAAGGTTGTACAAAGACCTACCAATGGAAGCCATTGTCAAACAAGACATCTTAAGGCAGGGCATTCACTTTTTACCGGAATCCTTCCAGGTGAAAGATCCTTATAAATCCAAAGACTATTTTATCTTTTCCTTCGATCATATCCCACTTGCAGACCTAAAAGACGGTGCAGACACCAAAGCACCCGAGGAGATCAAAATTGCAGGAGGCCATTTTGGTCTTTTGAAAACAGTGATCTCCACAAGAAACAACCCGAACTCACCTTACAAAATGAAATTGAAAGATGGAATTCCTACTTTGTTTTTAGAAGAAACAGAGATTGGGAGTGCCGAGTATCCTCCTATCCCTTCTTGGTACAGACACAAAACCAAATCAGGAAAGTTACCGGGAGAGGTGGCACCTGTCATTGAATGGGGTTATCTTTTATATCTCACCGTATTTCGAAACTGCCAATACTTTGGAAAAGACGAAGAATGTGCTTATTGTGATATCAACCACAACTACCGCCAACAAAAAGGGGCGGGCAGGCCTTACACGGGTGTGAAAGACGTAGAAGATATTTTAGAAGTTTTATCTTGGGTGGATGCAGAAGACCAAATTGCCAAGGTGTATACCATTACCGGTGGATCCGTCCTTACCAACTTAAAGAAAAAATCCGAGGTGGATTTTTACCTCCAGTATCCTGAGGCCATTGAAAAACGATTTCCGAAACGATGGATGGGGAAACTGGTAGCCCAAGCCTTTGAAAAGGAAGACTGTCAGAAGTTCAAAGATGCGGGGATCCAAATTTACCACCCCAATTACGAAGTTTGGGACAAGGCTCTCTTTGAAAAGATCTGTCCTGGTAAGTCTAGTTGGATTGGTTATGAAAATTGGATTCGCCGTGTGGTGGATTCGGCAGAAGTCTTTGGTCCAGAAAATGTAATTCCTAACTTTGTGGGTGGAGTGGAACTTTCCGAACCCTGGGGATTTAAAACAGTCGCAGAAGCCATCACTTCCACAAAACAAGGTTTAGATTTTTTTATGTCCAAAGGAATTGTTCCAAGATTCACTGCATGGTGTCCCGAACCATATACCACTCTTGGCCAACAAGCAGGCCCACCTCTTGTATATTTTTGCGAATTGTTACGGGCTTGGAAAGAAACCTTTGAACACTATGGTCTCCCCACTCCTCCAGGATACGGGGAACCTGGTCCCGGAAAGGCAGTATTTTCTGTTTCCGCTTTTATGGATGTGATAGGATATTCTGGACGAAATTAG
- a CDS encoding lipoprotein LipL45, which yields MKASKLTIMGLALLFTGLTVCKKPDAEVSEAPKKPADLSAVVVFAVGDSKIQHADQTEEKAQLGALLKSGDNVVTGDNGKVDIQFADGSSIRISPKSAIDFAKLSQDSSGTTDTQIALVSGKVFAKVNKAKKEDNFTVVTPTAIAGVRGTSFIVEAADGKPAKVKVVEGAVAFAPRVPALEKLSTEEISKNADLKKLQESIAKAEVILEKDQASTQSAKSADLAKAADIQTLDLNKAFKTAEKEKLVVETAKLTKNEEQEIKTIVTVDKQTAQEIAKLSESAQTEKLDELKKQEIDAKRQAIESEVVKRQEEEKKKFEESLANQPKEFKSKKDIVNYYERIEKIVLVDGKTVIGAIINQENGQLIVHTENGVKRIDMDNVEEVIYDLQQKSKF from the coding sequence ATGAAAGCATCGAAACTAACCATAATGGGCCTAGCACTTCTTTTCACTGGTCTTACAGTTTGTAAGAAACCAGACGCAGAAGTGTCTGAAGCACCAAAAAAACCAGCAGATTTATCTGCGGTAGTCGTATTTGCGGTGGGAGATTCTAAAATCCAACACGCAGACCAAACAGAAGAAAAAGCACAGCTTGGTGCCCTTCTGAAATCCGGGGATAACGTAGTCACAGGCGACAATGGGAAAGTAGACATCCAATTTGCGGATGGATCGAGCATTCGTATCTCTCCTAAGTCCGCAATTGACTTTGCAAAACTTTCTCAAGACAGTTCAGGAACAACAGACACTCAAATTGCTCTCGTTTCAGGAAAGGTATTTGCGAAAGTCAACAAAGCTAAGAAAGAAGACAACTTTACTGTCGTAACACCAACTGCGATTGCGGGTGTGCGAGGAACGTCTTTTATCGTAGAAGCTGCTGATGGAAAACCTGCGAAAGTAAAAGTAGTAGAAGGTGCGGTTGCATTTGCTCCACGTGTTCCTGCTCTAGAAAAACTTTCTACAGAAGAAATTTCTAAAAACGCTGACTTGAAAAAACTCCAAGAGTCAATTGCAAAAGCAGAAGTCATCCTAGAAAAAGACCAAGCATCCACTCAATCAGCAAAATCTGCTGATCTTGCAAAGGCTGCGGACATCCAAACTTTGGATTTGAACAAAGCATTCAAAACAGCTGAGAAAGAAAAACTCGTTGTTGAAACTGCAAAACTCACTAAGAACGAAGAACAAGAAATCAAAACCATCGTAACAGTGGACAAACAAACTGCACAAGAGATTGCTAAACTTAGCGAATCAGCTCAAACTGAAAAGTTAGATGAGTTGAAAAAACAAGAAATTGATGCTAAGAGACAAGCAATTGAAAGTGAAGTGGTAAAACGCCAAGAAGAAGAGAAGAAAAAATTCGAAGAGTCTTTGGCTAACCAACCTAAAGAATTTAAGTCTAAAAAAGACATCGTAAACTACTACGAAAGAATTGAAAAAATCGTTTTAGTAGACGGTAAAACAGTGATTGGAGCGATCATCAACCAAGAAAACGGACAGTTGATTGTTCACACTGAAAATGGTGTTAAGAGAATTGATATGGACAATGTAGAAGAAGTCATTTATGACCTTCAACAAAAATCCAAATTCTAA